From a single Wolbachia endosymbiont of Oedothorax gibbosus genomic region:
- a CDS encoding IS5 family transposase (programmed frameshift) — MRYEETKELDEEKFRRLTGVKKATFNRMVEILDEEDRRKKAKSGRKSKLCIEDRLLMALEYLREYRTYFHIGRSYGMSESTTYKIIKWIENTLVKHPDFALPGRKEVLKSDIEYEVLVIDATETPVERPKKKQKRFYSGKKKKHSIKTQIISEKESKKIICTSFSNGRKHDFRLFKESKVHILPSIKVLADSGYRGLQKIHANVELPHRKTKKHPLTKKQKQENQELASKRVVVENVIGLLKRFKIIADKYRNRRKRFGLRFNLIAGIYNLELMM, encoded by the exons ATGAGATATGAAGAAACTAAGGAGTTAGATGAAGAGAAGTTTCGTCGTCTGACAGGAGTAAAGAAGGCAACTTTCAACAGGATGGTAGAAATTTTAGATGAAGAAGATAGAAGGAAAAAAGCAAAAAGTGGGCGTAAAAGCAAGCTCTGTATAGAAGACAGGCTACTTATGGCATTGGAATATCTTCGTGAATATCGGACATATTTCCACATTGGTCGAAGTTATGGTATGAGCGAAAGTACGACCTATAAAATCATAAAGTGGATTGAAAATACATTGGTAAAACATCCGGATTTTGCATTGCCAGGGCGAAAAGAGGTTCTAAAAAGTGATATAGAATATGAGGTTTTAGTGATAGATGCAACAGAAACTCCTGTGGAAAGACCCA AAAAAAAGCAAAAAAGATTTTATTCAGGAAAAAAGAAAAAGCACAGTATAAAAACACAGATTATTTCGGAAAAAGAAAGCAAAAAGATCATTTGCACGTCTTTTTCAAATGGTAGGAAACATGATTTTCGGCTTTTTAAGGAGTCAAAAGTGCACATACTACCAAGTATCAAAGTCCTAGCAGATAGCGGTTACAGAGGTCTACAAAAAATTCACGCAAATGTTGAATTGCCACATAGAAAAACGAAAAAGCACCCATTGACTAAGAAACAAAAGCAAGAAAATCAAGAGCTTGCAAGCAAAAGAGTTGTGGTTGAGAATGTAATCGGTTTGCTTAAAAGATTTAAAATTATTGCAGATAAATATCGCAATCGGCGAAAACGTTTTGGATTGAGATTCAATTTGATAGCTGGAATTTACAATCTAGAGTTGATGATGTGA